One genomic segment of Luteibaculum oceani includes these proteins:
- the mdh gene encoding malate dehydrogenase has translation MKVTVVGAGAVGASCAEYIAMKDFASEVVLVDIKENFAEGKAMDLMQTASLNGFDTKITGSTNDYSKTAGSEVAVITSGIPRKPGMTREELIGINAGIVKEVAGNIIKHSPNAIIIVVSNPMDTMTYLAHKSLGLPKHRIIGMGGALDSARFKYRLAEALGCPQSDIDGMVIGGHSDTGMIPLTRLATRNSVPVSKFISEDRLNEVKEATKVGGATLTKMLGTSAWYAPGAAVASMVHAIATDSKKMFPCSCLLEGEYGLNDIAIGVPAIIGANGIEEIVEIELNDAEMDNLKESAAAVSKTNGLLQATA, from the coding sequence ATGAAAGTTACTGTTGTTGGTGCTGGTGCTGTTGGAGCAAGTTGTGCCGAGTATATCGCTATGAAAGACTTCGCTTCTGAAGTTGTTTTAGTAGACATCAAAGAAAATTTTGCAGAAGGAAAAGCAATGGACCTTATGCAAACTGCCTCTTTAAATGGTTTCGACACTAAAATTACTGGTTCTACCAACGATTACAGTAAAACTGCAGGTAGCGAAGTTGCAGTAATTACTTCAGGTATTCCTCGTAAGCCAGGAATGACTCGCGAAGAATTAATTGGTATTAATGCTGGGATCGTAAAAGAAGTAGCTGGAAATATTATTAAGCATTCTCCAAACGCCATCATTATTGTGGTTTCTAACCCAATGGATACCATGACCTACCTTGCGCACAAATCTTTAGGTCTTCCTAAGCATAGAATCATCGGAATGGGTGGTGCTCTTGATTCAGCGAGATTTAAATATCGTTTGGCTGAAGCTTTAGGTTGTCCACAATCAGATATCGATGGAATGGTAATAGGTGGTCACAGCGATACCGGAATGATTCCGTTAACCAGATTGGCTACAAGAAATTCTGTTCCTGTTTCTAAATTCATTTCAGAAGACAGACTAAACGAGGTAAAAGAGGCAACTAAAGTAGGAGGTGCAACGCTTACTAAAATGTTAGGAACTTCTGCTTGGTATGCGCCAGGTGCCGCAGTTGCATCTATGGTACATGCTATTGCTACCGATTCTAAGAAAATGTTCCCTTGCTCTTGTCTACTTGAAGGAGAGTACGGTTTAAATGATATCGCTATCGGTGTTCCTGCAATTATCGGTGCGAATGGTATCGAGGAAATCGTTGAGATTGAATTGAACGATGCCGAGATGGATAATCTTAAGGAGTCTGCAGCTGCAGTTTCTAAAACCAATGGTTTATTACAAGCTACTGCTTAA
- a CDS encoding RNA polymerase sigma factor, which produces MVSLSKELREAIEGCCNNDRKSQEYIHRRYYQTLLPICLRYTRNMDQAEDILQNSFIKIFNSIDRYGYKGSFEGWLKRIVVNTSIDFHRSRKSDFLLLPEDKQMEDFDREEEGDEEWNYPYSPKQVMEAIQQLTPAYKMVFNLYVIEDYTHKEIADMLGVSIGTSKSNLLKAKARLRKILEENFEKTEL; this is translated from the coding sequence ATGGTAAGCCTGAGTAAGGAGTTAAGGGAGGCAATAGAAGGTTGTTGTAACAACGATAGGAAGTCGCAGGAATATATCCATAGAAGATATTACCAAACCTTACTTCCCATTTGCTTGCGTTATACGCGAAACATGGATCAGGCAGAGGATATTTTACAAAATAGCTTTATCAAGATATTTAACAGTATTGATAGATATGGCTACAAAGGTTCTTTCGAAGGTTGGCTAAAGCGGATTGTGGTAAATACATCCATCGATTTTCATCGGAGCAGAAAGAGTGACTTTCTACTATTGCCCGAGGATAAGCAAATGGAAGACTTCGATCGCGAAGAAGAAGGAGATGAAGAGTGGAATTATCCCTATTCTCCCAAACAGGTTATGGAGGCTATACAACAGCTTACCCCTGCATACAAAATGGTATTTAACCTCTATGTGATTGAAGATTACACACACAAGGAGATTGCCGACATGCTGGGAGTTAGTATAGGAACTTCAAAATCTAACCTCCTAAAAGCTAAAGCCAGATTGAGAAAGATCCTTGAAGAAAACTTTGAGAAGACTGAATTGTAA
- a CDS encoding thiol-disulfide oxidoreductase DCC family protein has protein sequence MKTDILLIDGHCVLCSNLAKWIAKNTNGKAFKIGALQDEELFNHYGWKSTEDLKSVVYVTKSGEWLERSNAIIALSKGLNQPYRFLGNLLKIFPRALRNWVYDIIASSRYRWFGKKEECDLPSEALRDIEIKKPFG, from the coding sequence ATGAAAACTGACATTCTTCTGATTGACGGACACTGTGTTCTTTGTTCCAATCTAGCGAAATGGATTGCAAAGAATACAAATGGTAAGGCATTTAAAATAGGCGCCTTGCAAGATGAAGAGCTATTTAACCACTATGGATGGAAAAGTACTGAGGACCTAAAAAGTGTAGTCTATGTAACAAAATCGGGAGAGTGGTTGGAAAGAAGCAATGCAATTATTGCGCTTTCCAAAGGATTAAATCAGCCATACAGATTCTTGGGGAATCTGCTAAAAATATTTCCCCGAGCATTGAGAAATTGGGTTTATGATATAATAGCTTCTAGCAGGTACAGATGGTTTGGCAAAAAGGAAGAATGCGATTTACCAAGCGAAGCCCTAAGGGATATAGAAATAAAAAAGCCCTTCGGTTAG
- a CDS encoding PKD domain-containing protein, which translates to MSKFEEYIKKSVDQYEVDYNPNHWSKIESQLSVSSGGGLGKKIAIGSAIVITAASVAYFGFDSKENTIQLPTPIQQEQSQEPIIESSTKKPEAVIEDKVPNEVSKNSVEKAAKNTASSEKLEKATPMENAYEKPVNQQPIIETVSSDDLDFTIGLTRKEVCVKEAIGFTANIDEPVSYKWTFGDGNSSSLPEPKHQYKKAGKYSVSLEVTSLISNKTKRVIAGEPIIVNPQPQADFDYTIVPPEDFAQKVELKSSFADYKHIEWIYNDKIWMQPTLELDLNNKGNYPIKLVVANNFGCYDTIVKVVRVENDYNLLAPNAFTPDQDGINDVFLPKALENSHLPYKLEIYEVTSGKLIYKDNQDGRGWNGINMTTGTLANQGDYAWTVRLTKENGETEIFKGTLKLLRP; encoded by the coding sequence ATGAGCAAGTTCGAAGAATACATTAAAAAATCAGTGGACCAATATGAGGTTGATTACAACCCAAACCACTGGTCGAAAATTGAGAGCCAACTCTCGGTGTCATCCGGAGGTGGCCTTGGCAAGAAGATTGCCATCGGTTCTGCTATTGTTATTACGGCTGCTTCTGTAGCGTATTTTGGATTTGACTCTAAGGAGAATACAATTCAACTACCTACTCCTATTCAACAGGAGCAAAGCCAAGAACCAATTATAGAAAGCAGCACCAAAAAACCTGAGGCAGTTATTGAAGACAAAGTGCCAAATGAGGTTTCGAAAAATTCTGTTGAGAAAGCTGCTAAAAACACTGCTTCTAGCGAAAAGCTTGAGAAGGCTACCCCCATGGAAAACGCCTATGAAAAGCCTGTCAACCAGCAGCCGATAATTGAAACGGTTTCCTCAGACGATTTAGATTTCACCATCGGATTAACTCGCAAGGAGGTTTGTGTTAAAGAAGCAATTGGTTTTACAGCTAATATTGACGAACCAGTAAGCTATAAATGGACTTTTGGAGATGGAAATAGCTCTAGCCTTCCAGAGCCAAAGCACCAATATAAAAAGGCAGGAAAATACTCCGTTAGCCTAGAGGTAACTTCGCTTATTTCTAATAAGACAAAACGGGTGATTGCTGGAGAGCCGATTATAGTAAATCCACAGCCTCAAGCTGACTTTGACTATACTATAGTTCCACCTGAGGATTTCGCTCAAAAGGTTGAGTTAAAATCATCCTTTGCAGATTACAAGCACATCGAGTGGATATACAATGACAAAATCTGGATGCAGCCTACTTTAGAATTAGATCTTAACAACAAAGGAAATTATCCAATAAAACTGGTTGTAGCCAACAACTTTGGATGCTACGATACTATTGTAAAAGTGGTTAGAGTAGAGAACGACTACAATTTGTTAGCTCCAAATGCATTTACTCCAGATCAGGACGGAATTAATGACGTCTTCTTGCCAAAAGCGCTTGAAAACAGCCATCTACCATACAAGTTAGAAATCTATGAAGTAACATCAGGAAAACTGATTTACAAAGACAACCAAGACGGAAGAGGTTGGAATGGAATTAACATGACTACCGGTACACTGGCTAATCAAGGTGACTACGCCTGGACAGTACGTCTAACCAAAGAAAACGGAGAAACCGAAATATTTAAAGGTACCCTAAAACTATTGCGACCTTAA